In Saccharomonospora marina XMU15, one genomic interval encodes:
- a CDS encoding tyrosine-type recombinase/integrase has protein sequence MVSRTPDDLQDLLVSWLRELAYLKRSQHTITTYSKNIGLYLAWAREHTEAPSLSRQSVQTWILAMMQAGAEPSTAGTRLKAVRGFSRWLADEDEIPTDEIADLKAPNVDRKVVPALSDEQCAGLIDACKGKTFADKRDEALIRLMLECILRAEETILLDLSDVDLNTGMATVRRGKGGKGRRVGFGPATTRALDRYLRARKTHRLADLPAFWLSQKRGRLSYTGLDRIMKQRGAQAGITDMHAHRLRHTGASRWVMAGGSEGGLQAAAGWSNRAMIQRYTASVREEQAAAEARRLNLGEF, from the coding sequence ATGGTGAGTCGCACGCCGGATGATCTGCAGGACCTCCTCGTGTCCTGGCTGCGCGAACTGGCCTATCTCAAGAGGAGCCAGCACACGATCACCACCTACAGCAAGAACATCGGTCTCTACCTGGCGTGGGCCCGCGAGCACACCGAAGCGCCGTCGCTGTCGCGCCAGTCGGTGCAAACCTGGATCCTGGCCATGATGCAAGCCGGCGCCGAGCCATCAACCGCGGGAACGCGACTCAAGGCCGTCCGTGGCTTCTCTCGCTGGCTCGCCGACGAGGACGAGATCCCCACCGACGAGATCGCCGACTTGAAAGCGCCGAACGTCGACCGCAAGGTTGTCCCCGCGCTCAGCGATGAGCAGTGCGCGGGGCTCATCGACGCCTGCAAGGGCAAGACGTTCGCCGACAAGCGCGACGAGGCACTCATCCGCCTCATGCTGGAATGCATCCTCCGCGCCGAGGAAACGATCCTGCTTGACCTCAGCGACGTGGATCTCAACACCGGCATGGCGACCGTGCGCCGCGGCAAAGGTGGCAAGGGCCGCCGCGTCGGCTTCGGCCCGGCCACCACGCGAGCCCTGGACCGCTACCTCCGCGCCCGCAAGACTCACCGCCTCGCCGACCTACCGGCGTTCTGGCTCTCCCAGAAACGCGGCAGGCTCTCCTACACCGGCTTGGACCGCATCATGAAGCAACGCGGCGCCCAAGCCGGAATCACCGACATGCACGCGCATCGACTGCGCCACACCGGCGCTTCCCGCTGGGTCATGGCCGGCGGCAGCGAAGGCGGCCTGCAGGCCGCCGCCGGGTGGTCCAACCGCGCCATGATCCAGCGCTACACGGCCAGCGTGCGCGAGGAACAAGCCGCAGCCGAGGCGCGACGACTCAACCTAGGGGAGTTCTGA
- a CDS encoding helix-turn-helix domain-containing protein — MGIKLIEQALDETPADLTAREVLALVAVAHRANDHTRTGWPSRAEIARRMRASPETAKRVLRGLVQRGLLERVGGGYRGQATVYRFPAKGGHSYDPHSDQKGGHSCDPLSETERGSSDVERGSSDVQKGVTAMTPQPSGTRQEPSPRARETYADAIDYVAAGLEQIDGRRRYDRRDITETVTGFLRGKQVAAPTRYVRKAFDDNPEQFRPTSGPPRYRRETA, encoded by the coding sequence GTGGGGATCAAGCTGATCGAGCAGGCGCTCGACGAGACACCGGCCGACCTCACCGCGCGTGAGGTGCTCGCGCTCGTCGCTGTCGCGCACCGGGCGAACGACCACACGCGTACCGGATGGCCGAGCCGCGCGGAGATCGCGCGCCGGATGCGCGCGAGCCCGGAGACCGCCAAGCGCGTGCTACGCGGGCTCGTTCAGCGGGGGCTACTCGAACGCGTCGGAGGTGGCTACCGCGGCCAAGCCACGGTGTACCGCTTCCCCGCGAAAGGGGGTCACAGCTATGACCCTCATTCCGACCAGAAAGGGGGTCATAGCTGTGACCCGCTTTCTGAGACGGAAAGGGGGTCATCTGACGTCGAAAGGGGGTCATCTGACGTTCAAAAGGGGGTCACAGCTATGACCCCCCAACCTTCAGGAACACGTCAGGAACCTTCACCACGCGCGCGCGAGACCTACGCCGACGCGATCGACTACGTAGCCGCAGGACTCGAACAGATCGACGGACGACGACGCTACGACCGCCGAGACATCACCGAGACCGTGACCGGATTCCTCCGCGGCAAGCAGGTAGCCGCACCGACCCGCTACGTCCGCAAGGCGTTCGACGACAACCCCGAACAGTTCCGGCCGACGAGCGGACCACCGCGCTACCGAAGGGAAACCGCATGA
- a CDS encoding HK97 family phage prohead protease — translation MSAPDLLIFTADFALDDGEDSRTLRGLAVPYGQVSHPAEFGGMAVRHRFEPGAFSRSIRERGSKVKLFVEHDVRRLPIGRAVDFDDGPEGLRVAFEFARTASGDEALQLVRDGYVRGLSAGVDPLRYSEDQQGHLAHSEARLREVSLVNEPAFAAAGFTRDSDGEPEPTLDVEQARLRLRLAEKGWIYV, via the coding sequence ATGAGCGCCCCCGATCTGTTGATCTTCACCGCCGACTTCGCCCTCGACGACGGCGAAGACTCCCGCACATTGCGCGGCCTGGCCGTGCCCTACGGGCAGGTGAGCCACCCCGCCGAGTTCGGCGGGATGGCGGTGCGGCACCGATTCGAGCCGGGAGCGTTCTCCCGCTCGATCCGCGAACGCGGCTCGAAAGTCAAGCTGTTCGTCGAACACGACGTCCGTCGCCTGCCGATCGGGCGGGCGGTCGACTTCGACGACGGACCCGAAGGGCTGCGGGTGGCGTTCGAGTTCGCCCGCACCGCCTCCGGCGACGAGGCGCTGCAGCTCGTGCGCGACGGCTACGTCCGGGGCCTGTCGGCCGGGGTGGACCCCTTGCGGTACAGCGAGGACCAGCAGGGGCACCTGGCGCACTCCGAAGCCCGGCTACGCGAGGTGAGCCTCGTGAACGAGCCGGCCTTCGCCGCGGCCGGATTCACCCGCGACAGCGACGGGGAACCCGAACCCACATTGGACGTTGAGCAGGCGCGGCTGCGGCTACGCCTGGCGGAAAAGGGATGG